A part of Aspergillus flavus chromosome 1, complete sequence genomic DNA contains:
- a CDS encoding uncharacterized protein (uncharacterized conserved protein-domain containing protein), protein MGGHRRNHPKTFTPPKSPQSILAQARRNSLTSRRSRGGLFGAGSNYRINRSERQVGGRTSKYSKFGLIPRSTEPFEKNCFEKEPFATGYVFVPKGDVYVTRNCRANTKESERTVYTVFDKTGKRTLGIRVPSDIYAAVLESAAATAETRANAVKLRDEKDLAHSRQILRTQFPLMPAESLEAILNHAFLKGSGRVGRTATQSDKRKADLAVEAHIRHTHTPYESMLHAGAGREEARNAVWGLVKAIKTAWEGGDSQPMDVLALRNRMVESN, encoded by the exons ATGGGGGGCCACCGAAGGAATCATCCAAAAACATTTACTCCTCCGAAATCGCCTCAGTCTATCCTAGCTCAGGCTCGCAGAAATAGCCTCACGAGCAGACGTAGCCGTGGAGGGCTTTTCGGCGCCGGCAGTAACTATAGGATAAACCGCTCAGAGCGTCAAGTTGGGGGACGAACTTCGAAGTATTCCAAGTTCGGGTTGATCCCGCGCTCAACAGAACCGTTCGAAAAG AATTGTTTTGAAAAGGAACCATTTGCCACAGGCTATGTTTTTGTTCCCAAGGGTGATGTATATGTTACTCGCAACTGTCGAGCGAATACGAAGGAGTCTGAGCGCACAGTCTACACCGTCTTT GACAAGACAGGGAAGAGGACCCTCGGTATCCGTGTGCCATCTGACATCTACGCCGCTGTTCTCGAGTCTGCCGCTGCGACCGCTGAGACGCGCGCTAATGCTGTCAAACTTCGCGATGAGAAAGACCTGGCTCACTCTCGACAAATCCTCCGCACTCAGTTCCCATTAATGCCTGCGGAATCTCTGGAGGCGATTCTTAATCACGCATTCCTCAAAGGTTCCGGCCGAGTTGGACGCACGGCGACCCAATCGGACAAACGCAAGGCTGATTTGGCGGTGGAGGCTCATATTCGACACACGCATACCCCATATGAATCTATGCTCCATGCTGGGGCGGGCCGCGAAGAAGCCCGAAACGCGGTTTGGGGATTGGTTAAAGCCATTAAGACTGCATGGGAAGGTGGAGATTCTCAACCTATGGATGTGCTAGCTCTGCGCAACCGGATGGTGGAATCGAATTGA
- a CDS encoding uncharacterized protein (expressed protein), which produces MQVKQEGPRVVRETINDPEWTWPTRDNQWGEGAFLASLEARNVPGEVIKRKLGLYRSGIMLDVTDQNYVCLFLDIPKTGMSRFAPDVLWRCWDELRRLEGEYSAGRWHLVHRDDTLDEDKQRICFMYPTNHRTVPEVIFVEIYDIINKLLGAPDIQGAKLPVELRRRGYSCLVFEPRPDQFCSQSQPNNSTNTHRKTPNPKVDTLTAPLKPVKRTTSSAFDATRKRTLKEAGLRTEEHTNMVGIYLDIDPWTNPQDPEDVILASRRELERRMTVAEARYANPRGKPPNHRIRVYWVFPSEVQTAEEVFKEAWIYNMAFEEILERGKVFGFPVLLDGCCVVDILRTENRGKMENVSVTDVGHCSWEDFLSKVKPAFPDKDNPGTYVGF; this is translated from the exons ATGCAAGTCAAGCAAGAAGGACCCCGGGTAGTACGAGAAACCATAAATGACCCGGAATGGACGTGGCCAACCAGAGACAACCAATGGGGCGAGGGTGCTTTTCTAGCCTCACTCGAAGCTCGCAATGTACCAGGCGAAGTGATCAAACGCAAGTTGGGTCTTTATCGTTCTGGTATCATGCTCGACGTGACTGACCAAAATTACGTCTGCCTCTTTCTCGACATACCCAAGACAGGGATGTCACGCTTTGCACCAGATGTCCTTTGGAGGTGCTGGGATGAACTAAGGAGACTGGAGGGCGAATATTCCGCTGGTAGGTGGCATCTGGTACACCGGGACGACACTTTGGATGAGGATAAGCAGAGGATATGCTTCATGTACCCTACCAACCACAGAACTGTGCCCGAGGTGATTTTTGTGGAGATATATGACATTATTAACAAACTATTGGGTGCTCCCGATATACAAGGAGCTAAGCTTCCGGTTGAACTCAGGCGACGTGGCTATAGCTGTCTGGTATTTGAGCCGCGGCCAGA CCAATTCTGCTCCCAATCACAACCAAACAACAGCACCAACACCCACCGAAAaacccccaaccccaaagtGGACACCCTAACAGCCCCCCTCAAACCCGTCAAGCGCACAACCTCCAGCGCCTTCGACGCCACCCGCAAAAGAACTCTCAAAGAAGCCGGTCTCCGCACCGAAGAGCACACCAACATGGTCGGGATCTACCTCGACATCGACCCCTGGACAAACCCCCAGGACCCCGAGGACGTCATTCTAGCATCTAGACGGGAACTAGAGCGCAGAATGACAGTGGCTGAGGCACGTTACGCGAATCCACGGGGTAAGCCTCCGAACCACCGGATCAGGGTGTATTGGGTGTTTCCGTCTGAGGTGCAGACGGCGGAGGAGGTGTTCAAGGAGGCGTGGATTTATAATATGGCGTTTGAGGAGATACTTGAGAGGGGGAAGGTGTTTGGATTTCCGGTGTTGTTGGATGGGTGTTGTGTGGTTGATATTCTTCGGACTGAGAATCGTGGGAAGATGGAGAATGTTTCTGTGACGGATGTTGGGCATTGTTCTTGGGAGGATTTTTTGTCGAAGGTTAAGCCTGCTTTTCCGGATAAAGATAATCCGGGGACTTATGTTGGGTTTTAG